The Mauremys reevesii isolate NIE-2019 linkage group 1, ASM1616193v1, whole genome shotgun sequence genome segment GGGTCTGAGATCCCTGGGGAGGATGTGCTGTTTCTTGTGTTTGCTCAGGAAGTAGAGGTCACTGTTAAGAGCTGTTGAGCTCTGTAAGGGGGACAGCTTGTCTCCAACATAAGGTGGTCcaattcccttccccaccttgtctcttcaagaggatggggggggaagggggccgGCAGCAGCTCCCCTGCTGTTGCTGATGCTGCCTCCTGTCCCTGCAGGATAAGAAGTACACGCTGACCATGGAGGACCTGATGCCAGCGCTTGCAGAGTATGGCATCAATGTGAAGAAGCCGCACTATTTCACCTAGCGTCCGAGCTGAGCCGCAGGCCCTGCTGTGGGCCTGGCCCCTCGATGGGTGAAGGGCGGGAGCTCTGCTCTGGTCTGTTATTAAACAATTGATGTTGGCTGGTGGTTTGTGTGTGAGGGGCTGTTTGCTGCCTCTGGCCGTGCTAATGCCCTGCCCTGGCCTATGGTGCAGGGGCTGGTGTCGGTGGGACAGCCCCCCaggctctgctctgggaatggaGAATGTGGATTGGCGCAGGTGCTGTATGTCAGTGCAGGGGAGCTAACCTCATCCCGACacgcttcgggggggggggggggtagcaggCTGGAGAACTCCCCCCTCTTGGGTTCTGTCTCTAACACTTTTTGGGGTTTGGAGCCTTGGACTGGGAGGTGGGTGCATTTGACCTCTGGATCCTACAGATGGTGCTGCTCTTGCATGGGCCCTGCAGGCCAAATGGCTGAACCTTGGGGGTTCCCCATGCCCTGCTCTGAGGCCCTTCATTGCCTGTGCCTGGTATGAGGGGCTGGCCCCGCCCCATAGTGGGGAGAGAAACATGCCAGCTGTGTGTGCATGGCCACGTGCTCCCACCTGGTCCCACAGGGGTAAGCAGTGCTCTAGGATCAGCGTGCAGCAAGAGCTTAGCTCAGCTCCTCCTTAAAACTCCTGCAACTCCCTCTGAGTTCTAGGCTGGGGAGGAATCACAGGCCAGGGGACACTGAGCTTGGGgcgcccccagctctgggggccaCAGCAGGGAGAGCCCTGTGCCCCAGAGGACAGCTGGAGGATTTGtgtcctcccccccgccccagccaagGCCAGACAGGCTCATTGTGAACATGTAGCCTGACCCCCTCTCTAACAGGCCAGAGCCCTGTGCCCCAAGAACTCCTTGAGCTTCTCTTTAGAGACAGTGTTGTCGCTGGGTGAATCACATGGGGCCAGTTTTCATAACAAATGTTTATTTCAGATGCTGGCAGCTCTTCCGTGTGGCCTGGCTGGAAATTACTTTAAAAGGTGAAGCACAAAGCCAGAACTGCACTAGGTGCAGGCAGACAAGTGAGGCCCTGTCCTGGGAGGAGGGCACTGGGATGGGGgtaatttatatataatataaagagGGGTGGGGTGTCGTTCTGTGCCTGTGAAAGTGAGGAGAGGCATAAGGTGCTGGGTGGCTCCAAGGCCTGACCTTAGCCTTGTGACTAATAGCCACCCTCACCCCTTAGCAGGTGCTGGCTCAGAGCAGGCCCCAGGGCCAGCCTGTACCCACAGTTGTGGGGAAGGGTGGAGGTGGCTGTTGTGCAGTGGGTCCTGGGAGCCTCAGCGTTGGTGGCTGGAGCAGGAAGCTTGCAGGGCGGCTCCAGGGGAGACAGCACCATCCGTACCATGTGTCTGTGGCCGGCTCAGGTTGCGGGGTCTGGGAAAGCACCAGCACCGCCTGCTGGGAAGGGCGGGGTACCTCCTGAAGGCacttggatggggtggggagcagcttggcagcagcaagcagcaggGGGCTGGCCCCTATTTCTCCTGCATCTTCTCCAGGATGGGGACGATCATGTCGAACTTGGGCCGTTTTGCAGGGTCCTCATTCATACAGATCTTCATCAACTTGCAGATGTGCGGGGAGATGCCAGGCGGGATGGTCGGGCGTAGCCCCTCCAGTGCCACCTGGAGGCAAGCAGGATGAGAGCTGGGGACAGGCATGCACCAAGGGCCCCCCCGCTGGATCCTTCCCACCCACTCCCTGTGGGTGACACGAGGAGCTGGGCCTGTGGGCCACCCCAGCCTCTCTCCagtgagctgtgggggctgggccctgcctcCCCACTCACCTTCATGCCAATCTCCATGTTGGACAGGTCTGCGAAGGGCACCTCACGTGTCACCAGCTCCCACAGCAGCACTGCAAAGCTCCACATGTCCGCCGAGCGCCGGTTGATTTCCTCTGGCTTCTTCTGCAGTGCTGCAGGGAAGCCAGCGGGGGAGCTATGAGcgtagtgggggggaggggtcagggaaaGCACACCCCAGGAACGGGCATCCAGCCCCAGGCCGGGAGGGACTAGGAGGTAGCAGCCCCCTCTTGGGATGGGTAGAGCTGTGGTGGTACCCCCAGGTTCCTGGCACTCACCCTCAGGcgccacccaggctggggcataCATCCTGCCTGGGCACTGGAAGGAGAATTTCACGTCGGCCATGCTGATACGCGCCGTCATGTCCTCGTCGATCTGCGGGGAGAGAGGCGGTCAGCCAGCAGCCTGGCCCCCTAGAGTGCTGAGAGCCCCATCCCCCTTCACTCACCATGATGCTGCGGCTGTTGAGATTGTGGCGTGGGATGAGGGGCTCCAGCGTGTGCAGGAAGGCCATGCCCCGGGCGATGTCCAGGGCAAACTTCACTGCTTGCATCTGATCCACCACAAAGTCTGCAGGGAGACAGTGAGCGTGAGCGCGGGGGGGTAAGATGTGGGGCTGGACGGATGGATGTGGGGCCAGCACTAGGGGAACGGAGGGACTAGGGGAGCCAGATGCAGGGCTGCTGCCAGGGGTATGGACGGACAAGGGAAGCGGGACTGATTCCAGCACTGATGGGGACGGATAGAGGGACTAGGGGAGCGGGACGTGGGGCCAGCACCAGGGACGGATGGatgaggggagcagggccggtACCAGGGGATGGAGGGACGGCTAGAGGGACAAGGGGAGTGGAACGCGGGGCTGGCACcgagagatggatggatggacgagGGGAGCAGGACGAGGGACGGATAGAGGGACAAGGGGAGCGGGACGCGGGGCTGGCACCAGGGACGGTTGGATGAGGGGAGCGGGGCTGGTACcgggggatggatggacggatagaGGAACTAGGGGAGTGGAACGTGGAGCTggcactggggatggagggaCGAGGGGAGCAGGACAAGGGACGGATAGAGGGACAAGGGGAGCGGGACGCGGGGCTGGCAACGGGGGATGGCTGGATGAGGGGAACGGGGCTGGTACCGGGGGACGGATAGAGGGACAAGGGGAGCGGAATGCGGGGCTGGCACCGGGGACGGATGGATGCGGGGAGCGGGGCTGGTACCGGTGGACGGATGGACAGACGAGGGGAGTGGGGCCGATGCCAGCACTGATGGGGACAGATAGAGGGACTAGGGGAGCGGGACGTGGGGCCAGCaccagggatggatggatgagggGAGCGAGGCTGGTACCGGGGGACGGATGGATAGATGAGGGACGGAGAGAGGGACAAGGGGAGCGGGACGCGGGGCTGGCACCGGGGGACGGATGGACGGATGAGGGGAGCAGGACAAGGGACGGATGAGGGAAGCAGGACAACGGACGGATAGAGGGACAAGGGGAGCAGAACGCGAGGCTGGCACCAGGGACGGATGGatgaggggagtgggagggacggATAGAGGGACTAGGGGAGTGGGACGTGGGGCCAGCACCAGGGACGGATGGATGAGGGGAGCGGGGCTGGTACcaggggatggatggacggacgagggatggatagagggacAAAGGGAGCAGGACGCGGGGCCAGCACcagggatggatggatatggGGAGCGGGGCTGGTACTGGGAGACGGAGGGACAGATAGAGGGACAAGGGGAGCGGAACGCGGGGCTGGCACCGAGAGATGGATGGACGGACGAGGGACGGATAGAGGGACAAGGGGAGCAGGACGCGGGGCCAGCACCAGGGACGGATGGATACGGGGAGCGGGGCTGGTACCGGGAGACGGAGGGACGGATAGAGGGACAAGGGGAGCAGGACGCGGGGCCAGCACCAGGGACGGATGGATGAGGGGAGCGGGGCTGGTACCGGGAGACGGAGGGACGGATAGAGGGACAAGGGGAGCGGAACGCGGGGCTGGCACCAGGGACGGATGGATGAGGGGAGCGGGGCTGGTACCGGGAGACGGAGGGACGGATAGAGGGACAAGGGGAGCGGAACGCGGGGCCAGCACCAGCGACGGATGGATGAGGGGAGCGGGGCTGGCACCGGGGGATGGATAGAGGGACAAGGGGAGCGGAACGCGGGGCCAGCACCAGGGACGGATGGATACGGGGAGCGGGGCTGGTACGGGGAGACGGAGGGACAGATAGAGGGATAAGGGGAGCGGAACGCGGGGCCAGCACcagggatggatggatatggGGAGCGGGGCTGGTACCGGGAGACGGAGGGACAGATAGAGGGACAAGGGAAGCGGAACGCGGGGCCAGCACCAGGGACGGATGGATATGGGGAGCGGGGCTGGTACCGGGAGACGGAGGGACGGATAGAGGGACAAGGGGAGCGGAACGCGGGGCCAACaccagggatggatggatgaggggagcagggctggtacCGGGAGACGGAGGGACGGATAGAGGGACAAGGGGAGCGGAACGCGGGGCTGGCACCGAGAGATGGATGGACGGACGAGGGACGGATAGAGGGACAAGGGGAGCAGGACGCGGGGCCAGCACCAGGGACGGATGGATATGGGGAGCGGGGCTGGTACCGGGAGACGGAGGGACGGATAGAGGGACAAGGGGAGCGGAACGCGGGGCCAACACcagggatggatggatatggGGAGCGGGGCTGGTACCGGGAGACGGAGGGACGGATAGAGGGACAAGGGGAGCGGAACGCGGGGCTGGCACCGGGGGCGGCTGGATGAGGAGTGGGAGGGGCAGGTGCAGGCCTGAGGCCGGCGCTGGGAGAGGTGGCgaatgggatgggggggggtgtctgtgctgTGTGTGTAGAACACAGGGTGAGGGATGCTAGAGGCTGGGACTGACTAAGGCAATTGCAGAATCGGACTCCCCCAGCCCCCGAGTGCCGAAGGCCGGGTAGGACAGGCCCCAGGGCTGAATTCTGGGCCAGTTCTAGTACTAGGAGGTGTCATGTCGTGtcccccccaccctgcagtgGTTTTCCTTGGCCTAGGAGCGCGTGGCACGTTTCCTGCCCTGACACTCACTCGTCCCCTCGTGTAAGACGTTGTAGAGGGAGCCGTAGGGCATCCAGTGCGTGATGATGATggggtgcggggcggggggcgaCTGGCAGGCCCCCAGCACTGGCAGAACATTGGGGTGTGAGAAGATCCTGGAAGAGAGAGGAGTGTGAGAACagtgggctccctgcccctgccagccccagggtCCCCAGCACCTACCGGAGCTTGGGATGCTCCTCGTTGAAGTCTCGGCTTTTCCGCGTTGTCCAGTCCCGAATTTTCATCACTTTGATAACGATGTCGTTGCCCTGCCAGCGCCCCTTCCACAGCTGCAGGGAGACAGAAGAGAGTCAGCCCGGGGGTAGGGCAGAGCCAGAGACAGGGTCAGTCGGGGTGTCAgtcagggatggggggagccGGGCGGAGATGGGGACAGAGCAGCAACAGGACAGGGTCAGtcggaggggcaggggcggggttagctgggcacagaggcaggggtGAGCCAGCAGACAGGGGTGGGTGGAGACATGTGTCAGGGTcagccgggggcagggcagggacacaGCCTGACCGGTAGGTACTTACAtgccccatccccccactgccagTGGCCATGCCCCTCATTTGTTAATGGagtctcctctcccaccccccaggggggcagggaagggctcCTACCCCATGGCCCAGAGGGGACCTGGGCAACAAGATGCTGAGGGACGGTCCCAGGCCCCACAGCATCCAGGACCTGTGCAGGGAGCAGCCCCACTGTGGGGCtggccccctctccctggccaggcagaggctcttacccccccccccccgggtcccgCCACGgatgccccccccacacacacctctcctgacTGGTTCTCGTTGAGTTTGTGGCCCAGGCTCAGCTGCTTGAAGTCTATGCCGGCCAGTTTGTTCAGGGTCCCGTTTCCTGCCATGAGAAAGGGAGACACTGTCGCACCGCAGGGACCCCTGCACGCACCCCGCCCCCTGCCATTCTCTGCACCAagaagggggggggctgagcactgggggaTCCCCACACTCAgtctcccccaccctggggctccCTCCCCATGGAGGGACTTTGCCCTCCTCCCCCCTACACAAACCCACTGGAGGTGCCCCAAGCCGCCTCCTGGGGGACACCCACACGTTCCTCCCCGCTCCCAGCCGGGGCCCGGGTACTTACGGGGCCGCGTGCGAGTGGTGCCCTTCCAGAAGGTGTCCTTGTAGGGGATCTTGGTCAGGCTCTGGCCCAGCTTCTCTGCACGCTCTGGGGAGATGGAGGCATTGAGcactagggggctgggcggggtggGCCAGAGCAGCCAGAACTGAACCTCAGGGCTCTTGTGACCATTGGGCCAGTCATTTCTGCCTGCTGGGGAACTAACTACAGAAAATCGGTCGAGTAGTTTTCCTACGGACTGTTGAACCAGATGCAAGAGCAGCACCCAGTCTGCACTGGGCCGGCCAAGGGGGCCTAGCTGACATGGCTCAAGGGCCGTGAGGTGCACTTAACATGTGGGAACGAAGCTCCCTACGTCAAgtctggctgcacagaggtgggttTAATTAGCGAACGAAATAATGAGCTGAACTATGCTGGCCCTTTGCCATCTTCCTGTTTGGGGTACAGAAAAACGCTCAGCTCCTTGTTCCTGCCCCCAGGCTGGGAGATGCAGGCCAGCCGGCAGGGTCTCTCTTGAGGCGCCTAAGAGCCGTTctgcctcccccttccttcctcctatCCTCTCTCTCGCTTTTCACAGGATCCTGAAATCAACTGTACGGTGCACACAGCCCAGGGAGATGCGGTGGCCCACCAGTCCTGCCCTGTCCAAGGAGAAATGACCCAGCGAAGTGACATTCCTCACAGGAGCCAGGCTCCAGAGCTACATGGGTCGTAGTCAGGAGCCACTTCCTcactgttccattgtcctactggtCTTATGGAGGCCTCGGGAGGTCATGGGAACTCCTTGGCTGGAGGtttccaaaggaggctgggaTAGGttagacccaacaaatcctgcatcatGGCGGGGGTCAGACCAGCTGACCCTAGTGGGCCCTTCTAACCTGCCATCCCAAAGCATCCAACAGCCGCCCACTGTTCCACGAACCCCAACGAACGCTGTATGCCCCCCACCTTTTCTATCCTTTCTTCTCCATGCTGGGTCTGTTTCTAACAAACAGAAGTGGATCCCTTCGCACAGCAGGACAGAGTAAAATTAACCTCTTCCTTTCCCGCAAAGGCAGGCAGATGGTAAAACGAGGCTCTCATAGTCTGCCTCCAAAATGACTCAGGGTTTGATTATGCAAAACAAACACAAGGCCAGTTTGGCTTGTTTTGGTTTCTTGTTCTTTCTTGGTTTTGATCAACAAACTTCCACCGTCGGAATGGATGCATTGGAGTATCTGCTAGGAAGAGCAAAGCCCCAAGCCTGAGTACTGTTCCCAGATCCGACCGTGGAAGAGTTTCACACCTTTAACTCTTGGAGAGCAAACCAACAGAGCCCTGGGCTAGCAATAGAGCTGAGGGAGCAtggtgggacaggggtggggggtggcaggaTCAGAAATGAGGGGGGAGGTTGGAGACGGGATAGTTGGGGGGGTAACTTGATGGCGTGGTTGGGGCAAAGGGATTGGGAGGTGGGGAtcattggggcagggggagcagaggtagggggtcagcagggggtggggatgcagggtGGGATGAGGGGGTcaccggggtggggggtgcaggggcagggtggtgcagggcgggatggggggggtcacaagggggtgggggtgcagggcaggatgaggggtgcagggtgggaagCTCCTACCTTTCAGCAGTTCACGCAGTGGTACCTTGGCCTTTTCCACAGGCATCTCGCCATATTTGTTGGAGATGCTGACGAGGGCCCCGCTGCTCACCAGGtcctgtgggggcagggacagggtgagaacccagtgcccagcccccccaTTCCACCCTGACCCCTGCTCGTGGAGCCCTGCTCACCTCGGCCACCTGGTCGTGCCCCCAGAAGCAGGCGTAGTGCAGCGGCGTGTTCCCATGCTCGTTCACTGCATTGATGTCTGCCTTGAACTGGATCAGCTGGGAGGGAAGAGacagcagcctcagctgggggggGACggcggggacacacacacactccctccagacaccccagctccagcctctcCACGCTGAGGGaaagggcagggcgctggctggggggagggggctgccagcagggggcaggaccaGGTGCTGCCTGTAAAGTGGATGTTTCCAGTAGGGGGAGCtacagggaggggccagggcactGGCTGTAGGGGCAGGCAGCgtatgggggggggagaaactatccccatggggggtgctagctgtggggagcccctgcacaggggcggggggctggctggggggctcAGCGGGGAGAGCCCCctcacaggggtgggggctggcagggggtagCCCTCGCACAGTTGCGGGGGG includes the following:
- the ILK gene encoding integrin-linked protein kinase; this encodes MDDIFTQCREGNAVAVRLWLDNTENDLNQGDDHGFSPLHWACREGRSTVVDMLIMRGARINVMNRGDDTPLHLAASHGHRDIVQKLIQFKADINAVNEHGNTPLHYACFWGHDQVAEDLVSSGALVSISNKYGEMPVEKAKVPLRELLKERAEKLGQSLTKIPYKDTFWKGTTRTRPRNGTLNKLAGIDFKQLSLGHKLNENQSGELWKGRWQGNDIVIKVMKIRDWTTRKSRDFNEEHPKLRIFSHPNVLPVLGACQSPPAPHPIIITHWMPYGSLYNVLHEGTNFVVDQMQAVKFALDIARGMAFLHTLEPLIPRHNLNSRSIMIDEDMTARISMADVKFSFQCPGRMYAPAWVAPEALQKKPEEINRRSADMWSFAVLLWELVTREVPFADLSNMEIGMKVALEGLRPTIPPGISPHICKLMKICMNEDPAKRPKFDMIVPILEKMQEK